A region of the Granulicella aggregans genome:
GCTCATCTAGGTAGGACGGGATTGAGCTATCGGTGAAGTAGACATCCCCGTTGGCACCAACGACGATTCCGTCTGGCCAAACGATGTCCTTTGAGCCTCCGAGCTTCGATAACTCATGAGTGGCCGGATTGAACGCCATGATCGATCCGTGTTCCACGTCGGTCATGAGGACGCGCCCGTCGTGGTCGATCGTAATGCCATCACTCATTGGCTTTTGCCCAACATCTTCAATGTTCTGATTGAAAGATGCGGTTGTCGTTGCCGGGTTCAACACGACGGACATCGGCACGCGACAAAGCCGGGAGTTGGTCATCGAAGCAATGTAGAGCCACTTCTGATCGTCGCTGATCTCAATGCCGTCGATCCCGACGGCGAAGCTAAGAAGTCCCCCAAGCAATCGGTCGGGGCCATAGGGCGTTTGAATGATCCAGTCCTCGGGCCTCATGCACGGATGATCCGATTGGATCGAAGTAAACGTATGGTTCAAGACGGAGTAGACGACGAGACTTGAAGGGGTGAAACTGAAGAGCCCAGGATTGGGCAGAACCACGTATTTGCCATCGGACGTGACTCGGATGTCTTCCGCAAACTTCGCTTGTCCTTCAGGAAACTCAAAGAACTCCAATCGCTTCTTGGTGTCCAAAGCGAACGCCGAGACGAGCGTGTGTTTGAAGTCAAGACTCGCCGGTTCGATAAACCAGATTCGATTTTGCTTATCGATCGTCATTCCAAACGTGCCTTGAAAGTCCTTCTGTGCCTCGAGCGAGGGGAAAGGCTCCGCTTTGCCGTTGGACCACTTAAAGACGGTTGCCGGCGAAAAACGATCTGCTTTTGCGTTCGGATGGTAGTTGAAATAGACATCGCCATTCGCCGCAACGGCGAGGTTTCCGGGCGGATAGTCCAGTTGAATCAGCTTTTCCAGGACAAACGACTCTGTTGGTAGATTGGCTCCAAGATCTGGGTAATTTTTCCCGCTTCCATACTTGAACTTAATAACGACCAGAAACACAAGTAAGGCCGAGATTACGAATGCCACGCTCTTTAGAACGACCGATCTTTTCATGACGATCCTCTCTGCTACGCAGACTTTTCTTCAAAATAGAGCTGACCCACAAGGTCATCAGAGCTGTCCGAAAAAGGGCACCCGTGTCACCTCATGGTGTGGATCGCAAATTTACGCTTTGGATTTCGCCATTTGGCGTCCAATCATCCGGAACAAAGCGTCGAAGCCGCGGTCGGAAAGAACGCGGCGCATGAACAACATTGTCCGTGCCAACCCGCCGGTCACATAGCGGGTCTTGGGTTTGCTCGCCTGAACCGCTTGAACGATGGTGTTGGCGACAACACTGGGCTGAGCAGGAACTGACCCTTTATGGCCTTCCTCCATCATGTTCGCGTGCGCGGTGGCGCCCTTGGCATAGGGGCCGTCACTGGAATACTTCAGGAGGCTCTCGTGTGCTATCTGGGACCATTCGCTATGGGTCGCTCCGGGCTGAATAACGACGACATCGATACCGAACGGATAGAGTTCCATCCGCAGAGAGTCGCTCAGCCCTTCCAACGCAAATTTGGTAGCGTGGTACCAGGTGCCAAAGGGTTCGCCGAACTTCCCGCCGATGGAAGATACATTGATGATCCGCCCGGAACGTTGCGCCCGCATCGCTGGCAGTACAAGTTGGGTGAGGCGGGCGAGGCCGAATAGATTGACATCAAATTGCCTTCGGGCCTCCTCCAGCGGCACATCTTCAAGCGCCCCATAGGAACCGTAGCCCGCGTTGTTAATCAACACATCAATGCATCCCGCTTCTTGCATGACAGTGTCTACAGCAGCGGCCATTGAGGCATCATCGGTAAGATCCAAAGCCAATACATGCGCACCCGCATCGGCCAAGGATTTCATCCGGTCAAGTCGGCGCGCCCCCGCATACACCGTGTATCCCGCCGTCATAAGGCGCTTGACGGCTTCCTCGCCGATGCCCGATGACGCGCCCGTGATGAGAATGATTTTAGCCAAATCCTGCCTCCTGATGACTCTTGACGGAAAGAGTCTACGTGTCTACTATTGACAATGAGACGTATATTGTCAATAGTAAAGATATGGATCTTGCAAAGAGAGACAAAATCCTCGCGGCCGCTCTCGATGTTTTTGTTCGTTACGGATACAAGCGAGTAACGATGAACGACATCGCCGAAGCTGCCGGTATCTCAAGGCCCGCGCTCTATCTGGTCTTCGAGAGTAAGGAAGACATATTTAAGGGCGTGTACGAGCATTGGGTCAAGGGGACCCTGAATGAGATTGAAGCTAGGATCGGTCAACTCAAGACACCCGAGGAAAAGCTTCGGGCCGCTTTTGAGTTATGGACGGTTCTACCATTTGAACGGATGCGAACCTCCAGTGAAGTGGCAGAACTCCTGGAATGCACCTTTGGATTCGCTCAAGATTCTGTCGATCAGGGCTATCGATCGTTTGAGAAGATTATCGTCCCCGTCCTCAAATCACACTCCAAATTCCAGAGTTCCAAACCAAAAGTCTCCGCTGAAAAGACGGCGCATGTTCTTTCAGGTGCTGTTCGTGGCTTCAAAATCATCGCGAAGGATATTTCCGAAATCCGTTCGCTGATCAAGGATCTTCTCATTCTCTTGTTGGATGAGTAGGCCTTTCTATTGCACACATTTTAAGGTTGACCAACACCCCGCTTTTTTTTCGGCTCACTTCGATGGAGCGCGTTGCAGGGTCAGCTCCTCCCTAGCTCCGCCGTCGGCACTCTCGACCGTGACACC
Encoded here:
- a CDS encoding L-dopachrome tautomerase-related protein, with amino-acid sequence MKRSVVLKSVAFVISALLVFLVVIKFKYGSGKNYPDLGANLPTESFVLEKLIQLDYPPGNLAVAANGDVYFNYHPNAKADRFSPATVFKWSNGKAEPFPSLEAQKDFQGTFGMTIDKQNRIWFIEPASLDFKHTLVSAFALDTKKRLEFFEFPEGQAKFAEDIRVTSDGKYVVLPNPGLFSFTPSSLVVYSVLNHTFTSIQSDHPCMRPEDWIIQTPYGPDRLLGGLLSFAVGIDGIEISDDQKWLYIASMTNSRLCRVPMSVVLNPATTTASFNQNIEDVGQKPMSDGITIDHDGRVLMTDVEHGSIMAFNPATHELSKLGGSKDIVWPDGIVVGANGDVYFTDSSIPSYLDELVRPPTESKLAEHRPYSIYRLKKSGT
- a CDS encoding TetR/AcrR family transcriptional regulator, which translates into the protein MDLAKRDKILAAALDVFVRYGYKRVTMNDIAEAAGISRPALYLVFESKEDIFKGVYEHWVKGTLNEIEARIGQLKTPEEKLRAAFELWTVLPFERMRTSSEVAELLECTFGFAQDSVDQGYRSFEKIIVPVLKSHSKFQSSKPKVSAEKTAHVLSGAVRGFKIIAKDISEIRSLIKDLLILLLDE
- a CDS encoding oxidoreductase, translating into MAKIILITGASSGIGEEAVKRLMTAGYTVYAGARRLDRMKSLADAGAHVLALDLTDDASMAAAVDTVMQEAGCIDVLINNAGYGSYGALEDVPLEEARRQFDVNLFGLARLTQLVLPAMRAQRSGRIINVSSIGGKFGEPFGTWYHATKFALEGLSDSLRMELYPFGIDVVVIQPGATHSEWSQIAHESLLKYSSDGPYAKGATAHANMMEEGHKGSVPAQPSVVANTIVQAVQASKPKTRYVTGGLARTMLFMRRVLSDRGFDALFRMIGRQMAKSKA